CAGCCGGCTCGACAGACGTCTCAAGCCGGCAGGCGGCATTGGCAATGATCTGAGCCAGTTCTTCCTCATTGTATGGATCCATGCGCATGACGATGCCGAACCTGTCGCGAAGAGGGGCGGACAACATGCCAAATCGGGTGGTCGCTCCTACGAGTGTGAACGGCTTGAGACGTATCGTCAGTGTCTTGGCGCTTGGTCCCTTCCCAAGAATGATGGGCAGTTGAAAATCCTCCATTGCAGAATAGAGACTCTCTTCCACCGCGGGGGGCAGACGATGAATCTCGTCGATGAACAGCACATCCCTGTCCCTGAGCGATGCCAGAATGCTGGCAAGATCACCCGCCCGTGTAAGTGCCGGTCCGCTCGTGAACTTGAACCGCACACCAAGCTCCGCGGCAATGATCTGCGAGAGTGTCGTCTTGCCCAGACCTGGAGGACCGTAGAGCAGGCAGTGGTCCAGCGGCTCGTTGCGGCTGAGTGCGGCCTTGATGAAAATGGCCAGGTTGCGCCGCAGCTGCTCTTGTCCTATGAAATCCTCCAGACGTCGTGGCCGCAACGTCGAACCCACCGCGTCACCCTCGGGCTTCCCGGACGGCAGTGGGGCTTGAGCAACAGTCGCTTTCCGACGTACCCGCTTCTCCTCGCCGGCAGCCATATCTTATTTCCTCGAAAGATGCTGCAAGGCATCACTCACGAGTTCCTCGGCTGAACGGTCCTTCGTAGCGCCAAGCTCCCGGAGAGACCCACTGATCTCTTGTTGTGAATATCCGAGAGACCGGAGCGCCATCTCCACCTCTGCCAATACGGTGGGTTCGGTTCCTGTCATTCCCTCCACAGACAGAAGCTCAGCATACTTGCGATTGACGATCGGACGCAACTCGATGAGGATGCGCTCGGCATTCTTCTTCCCTACGCCGGGCGCGGAAGTGAGTAACCCAACACTCTGTTCCCGCACGGCTTCGATGAGGCGAGATGCAGGTACAGCACGCAGAAGGCTCAGGGCGGTTTTGGCGCCTACGCCCGGAACATGCTCGACCAGGTCGGCGAAAACTTCATAGTCCAGCGGTTCAACAAAACCGTAGAGCTCCTGCCGGTCTTCCTTGACGACATGGTATGTCCGCAGTTCGACCTCTTCCCCAACCTCAAACATGGTGGGGTCCACCACCCGTACCTCATACCCGATGTCGCCGACAAGAACGATGACGGCGGAATCCAGTCTGCGATATACGGTCCCCCTAATCAGTGCAATCATCGGTCTCCTCCGCCAGAACTACCTCGCGATAGGCCCCCGTGAACGTATGGCAGAGGGCGATAGCAATGGCGTCCGCTGTATCATCAGGTGAAATGTGCTCCTCGACACCAAAAATCTGGCGCACGGCAATCTCGACGTTCTTCTTGCTCTCCATGCCATATGATGAGACGGCCTGCTTCACCTGCTGAGGGGTATACTCGAACGCAGGAACGTGACATGTGCCGATGGCAAGGACGATGACTCCGCGCGCCTCACTGACCTTCATGACCGTCCGGGCGTTTCGAAAAAAGAACAGAGACTCGAGGGCCACCGCATCCGGCTTGTACCTGCGGACGAGTCGGCGAACGCTGTCGTAGATGTACTTGAGCCTGTCTGGATACGGCGTGCCAGGATGGGTCTCCAGACACCCATAGTCGAGAAGGGCTACGGTGTCGCCGTCTGACGAGACGACACCGTAGCCGATGCGTGCCAGTCCGGGATCGATTCCCAGAGTAAGCATAACGTCTCTAGCTTTCCTGCTCCAGCAGCTTGATGATCTCGTCGCTCATCTCGTAGTTGGAGAAGTAGTCGCTGACGTCATCGTGCTCGTCCAGCGCTTCCTCCAGCCGCGCGATTTTTCGCGCATCGTCAATGGCGACGGCAACAAGAGTCTTGGGAATCATGGTGAGAGACGCGGACTTCACGACAATCCCGGCAGCCTCGAGGGCCTGACGCACCTTGTAGACATCCTCAGGTCCGGTGACGACGGTCGTCGTCTCCTCGTCCTGCTTGAGGTCCTCTGCGCCGCTGTCCACTGCAATCATGAACAGATCGTCGTATCCCTTGTCAGCTGGATCGATTTCCAGCGAACCCTTCCGCTCGAAGCCCCAGCTGACAGATCCGTTCTCGCCCATCGCGCCACCGTGCTGAGAGAGGATCCTCCTGATTTCCGACGTCGTGCGGTTCTTGTTGTCAGTCGAGGCCTGGATGATGAATGCAGTGCCATTGGGACCGTAACCTTCGTACGTGGTCTCCTCGTAGCTGACACCCTCCATCTCTCCGGTTCCGCGCATGATTGCCTTCTTGACGTTGTCATTGGGCATACCCGCTGACTTGGCCTTTTCTACGGCCGCCCTCAGCCGTGTGTTCGTGTCGGTACTCCCGCCGCCTGCCTTCGCCGCGATAATGATCTCACGAGTGATCTTGGTGAAAGCACGACCGCGCTTGGCGTCTTCTACGCCCTTCTTGGCCTGAATATTGTGCCACTTGGAATGCCCGGACATCTAGACCTCCTGATTTGAGCTCTGCCCTGCCAATTGCAGAAAATGTTCATGTACCCTTGTATCGCTTCCAAGCTCCGGATGGAACGAAGAAGCAAGGAGCCTTCCCTGCTGCACATAGACCGGCCCCTGTGCTACCCTTGCCAATACGTTTACAGAAGGTCCTGTCCGGATGATCACCGGCGCCCGAATAAACAGCGCATGTAATGGTGTATCTAGCCCTTCGATTCCCAGATCTTCCTCGCTGGACTCCTTCTGACGTCCAAACGCATTCCGCTGGACAGTCACATCCAGAAGTCCCAGATGAGGCTGCGCCTGGCTTCCCTCAATCTCCCGAGCCAAGACGATCATTCCTGCACACGTGCCATAGATCGCCAGTCTCCCTGCATTGAAGCGGTCGACGATAGCTCGATCCACTCCGTACTTGACCATGAGCTTCCCCATGGTCGTGCTTTCGCCTCCCGGGATGATCAGCCCATCCACCAATTTGACTTCCTCGGGGAGACGAACGAGGCAGACCTCCACGCCAAGGAACCGCACCATCCTGGCGTGTTCTCGAAAGTCGCCCTGAAGAGCGAGGACGCCGATGACCACGTTTAGTTGCCCCTCACCTGCATCTTATCCAGCTCGACGAGCGTGCGTGCGTCTATGCCTGACATCCCTTCCTTCAGGCCCTTGCTTACCTCGAAGAGCACCTTGGGATCTTCCCAGAAGGTCGTTGCGGCCACGATGGCTTTTGCTCTCGGAAGTGGATCGGAACTCTTGAAAATGCCAGAACCCACAAAGACACCATCGGCCCCAAGCATCATCATAAG
This region of Coprothermobacter sp. genomic DNA includes:
- a CDS encoding Holliday junction branch migration DNA helicase RuvB; amino-acid sequence: MAAGEEKRVRRKATVAQAPLPSGKPEGDAVGSTLRPRRLEDFIGQEQLRRNLAIFIKAALSRNEPLDHCLLYGPPGLGKTTLSQIIAAELGVRFKFTSGPALTRAGDLASILASLRDRDVLFIDEIHRLPPAVEESLYSAMEDFQLPIILGKGPSAKTLTIRLKPFTLVGATTRFGMLSAPLRDRFGIVMRMDPYNEEELAQIIANAACRLETSVEPAAARRIAGRSRGIPRIALRNLKRIRDYLAYAGASVVDVKLVDEAFSRLNIDKYGLLDIDRRLLGAIDEKFRGGPVGLDSLASAISEDPDTVSVVIEPYLVQLNFIARTSQGRVITDLGRRYLKGHDSASSGGDDVLF
- the ruvA gene encoding Holliday junction branch migration protein RuvA; amino-acid sequence: MIALIRGTVYRRLDSAVIVLVGDIGYEVRVVDPTMFEVGEEVELRTYHVVKEDRQELYGFVEPLDYEVFADLVEHVPGVGAKTALSLLRAVPASRLIEAVREQSVGLLTSAPGVGKKNAERILIELRPIVNRKYAELLSVEGMTGTEPTVLAEVEMALRSLGYSQQEISGSLRELGATKDRSAEELVSDALQHLSRK
- a CDS encoding crossover junction endodeoxyribonuclease RuvC — protein: MLTLGIDPGLARIGYGVVSSDGDTVALLDYGCLETHPGTPYPDRLKYIYDSVRRLVRRYKPDAVALESLFFFRNARTVMKVSEARGVIVLAIGTCHVPAFEYTPQQVKQAVSSYGMESKKNVEIAVRQIFGVEEHISPDDTADAIAIALCHTFTGAYREVVLAEETDDCTD
- a CDS encoding YebC/PmpR family DNA-binding transcriptional regulator, with the translated sequence MSGHSKWHNIQAKKGVEDAKRGRAFTKITREIIIAAKAGGGSTDTNTRLRAAVEKAKSAGMPNDNVKKAIMRGTGEMEGVSYEETTYEGYGPNGTAFIIQASTDNKNRTTSEIRRILSQHGGAMGENGSVSWGFERKGSLEIDPADKGYDDLFMIAVDSGAEDLKQDEETTTVVTGPEDVYKVRQALEAAGIVVKSASLTMIPKTLVAVAIDDARKIARLEEALDEHDDVSDYFSNYEMSDEIIKLLEQES
- a CDS encoding pyridoxal 5'-phosphate synthase glutaminase subunit PdxT — translated: MVIGVLALQGDFREHARMVRFLGVEVCLVRLPEEVKLVDGLIIPGGESTTMGKLMVKYGVDRAIVDRFNAGRLAIYGTCAGMIVLAREIEGSQAQPHLGLLDVTVQRNAFGRQKESSEEDLGIEGLDTPLHALFIRAPVIIRTGPSVNVLARVAQGPVYVQQGRLLASSFHPELGSDTRVHEHFLQLAGQSSNQEV